In Hugenholtzia roseola DSM 9546, the genomic stretch AAGAGTAAATCTGCCTCTTTGACCACAAAAAGCAGGGGCAAAAAAAAGGAAAGCAGCACAAAGCCCATGCCACTATAAAAGTAAAGACGCAGATATTGCTTCATAGCCCTGATACTTTGGCTAAGGATACTACGCAGGTCTTTGTCGGGCAAAATTTTAAACTGACGAAGTTGATAGTATTTGATTACATAAAGTGCAATAAAAAAGAAAGTAATAAAAGAAATTAACTCTATTTCATAGGGAATTTGCTCGAAAAAGTGGCGTTTCCAAAAAATAAATCCCAAGAAAACGAAACTGGCAAAGGCTTCCAATATCAAATTGCGCTTAAACTTATCTAAAAGGCTGCTCGCCTTTCCACTAAGCATGCGACGGATTTCAGCCTCTGCTAAGGGCGGCGTAGAAGAAGTCTGATTTTGCCAAATCTCTTTGAAGTCGTCCAGATTCATAAAAGGGAAAACGGGGTAAGAAGGGTGGATAAGGGTCGGCTTTTAATCTTGTTGTTGTTCAACACTTGTTTTAAGTTTTTTCTTGATACGGTTGATTTTTACCCCTACGTTTGTCTTGGAAATACCAATAATTTCGGCGATTTCATCATAGCTTTTGTCTTCTAAATACAACATAATAATCGCACGTTCTACCTTAGAGAGCAGTCGAATAGCGGCATAGAGTATTGCCAATCGCTCCTCGCGCTCTTTCTCGGAGGTGTCTTCAGCAATTTGTAGGGTCTGTTCGGAAAGTGGGGTATCCGAAATTTGTCGTTTGCTCTTGCGTAACCTTGCAATGGCGGTATTAAGCGCAATGCGGTACATCCAAGTTGTGATTTTGGCTTCAGCACGAAAGGAGGGGAAAGAACGCCAAAGTTGGAGGGTTATCTCCTGAAAGAGGTCGCGGCGGTCTTCTTCTTCTTCACAATAAAGACGACAAATTTTGTGAATAATACCCTGATTATTTTGGATAAGTTCGATAAACTTCTGTTCCAAGGGCGTATCAAGTAGAGAGGCTTTGAAAAGATAAGTAGGGCAAAGATGCTAAAAATTACAAGCAAGACAAAAAAGCCTGCCTTAAAAAAGAAAAAACTTAGCAAGACGAAAAGGCTTACTAAGTTTTCAGTTTTCAGAGAAGTGTGAATATCCAAAAAGACTACACGCGGATTTCTACGTCTACGCCGCTTGGCAATTCAAGTTTCATCAAAGCATCTACCGTCTTGGGGCTATTCGAGTGAATATCGATAAGACGCTTGTAGGTAGCTAATTGAAACTGCTCACGCGATTTTTTATTCACGTGTGGTGAGCGAAGGACAGTATAGTATTCCTTTTTTGTAGGAAGTGGAATAGGACCACTGATAACTGCGCCCGCTGCTTTTACCGCCTTTACGATTTTTTCGGCAGACTTATCGACCAAATTGTGGTCGTAAGATTTCAATTTGATGCGGATTTTTTGATTCATAATGTATCGGAAAATGGCAAAATCGCTTCTGCCCAAATGAGAGGACTACTTTGTAAGAAAGAGATTAGACAAAGAGAAGTTGAGAAACGGGGTTTCCCAACTTTTCTTTTATTTTTGACTTTGAAAGCCTATTCTTTCGAGTGGGCTTCAAATAGACTTAGGCAGTCGCGCCTTTCATAGCCTTGACAACATCATTGGCGATATTAGAAGGCACTTCTGAATAGTGCGAGAAAGTAAGCGTAGCTGCACCGCGTCCAGAGGTGATAGTACGCAAAGAAGTTACATAACCAAAGAGTTCAGAAAGTGGCACGTCTGCTTTGATAACGACCCCTGTTCCTTTGATTTGCTGTCCTTTTGGCATACCACGACGGCGGTTCAAGTCGCCGATAACAGCACCTGTAAATTCGTCAGGGCAAACTACCTCTACGTCCATGATAGGTTCGAGGAGTTTCGGATTTGCCTTTCTACCTGCTTCTTTGAAGCCATTGCGAGCTGCTAATTCAAAAGAAAGCGCGTCAGAGTCAACAGAGTGGAAAGAACCAAAGAATAAGCGAATACGCGTACCCAAGACAGGGAAGCCCGCCAAAACGCCTTGTTTGAGAGCCTCTTCAAAGCCTTTCTTGATGGCAGGGATAAATTCTTTTGGAATAACACCACCTTTGATTTCATCAACGAACTCTAAGTAGCCTTCGCGTGCGTTGGCAGTATCCGAAACGGGGCTTAATTCAAACTGAATGTCAGCAAATTTACCTTTACCACCTGTTTGCTTCTTGTAAGTTTCACGGTGTTCTACCGAACCAGTGAAGGCTTCTTTGTAAGCAACCTGCGGTGCGCCTTGGTTGATTTCTACCTTAAATTCGCGCTTCAAACGGTCGATGATAATCTCCAAGTGAAGTTCGCCCATACCGCGCAAGATGGTTTGTCCTGTTTCTTGGTCAGTATTGACGCGAAGGGTAGGGTCTTCTTCTACCAATTTAGCAATCGCCATGCCGAGTTTGTCTTGGTCGGCTTGCTTCTTAGGCTCGATGGCGTAGCCGATAACAGGCTCAGGGAACACCATTTCTTCTAAGATAAGCGGATTGTTTTCCAAAGTAAGGGTATCACCTGTCTTGATGTCTTTAAAACCAACACCTGCACAGATGTCGCCTGCTTCTACTCTTTCGATAGGATTTTGGCGATTGGCGTGCATTTGCATAAGGCGCGAGATACGCTCCTTTTTGCCTGTACGGTTATTGAGGATATAAGAACCACCATCAAGCGCACCCGAATAAACGCGAATAAAGCAAAGACGACCTACATAAGGGTCTGTTGCAATCTTGAACGCCAAAGCGGTGAAAGGGTCTTCTACCGTAGGGCGGCGCGTTTCCTCTGCACCTGAATCAGGGTTTGTACCCTTTACAGGAGGAAGGTCTAATGGAGAAGGTAAGAAAGAGCAAACGCCATCTAATACCGCCTGTACGCCTTTGTTTTTGAAGGCACTTCCGCAGAAGATGGGGAAAATTTGCATCTCTACCGTAGCCTTGCGGACGGCAGCACGCACTTCTTCGGGCGTGATAGAAGCAGGGTCATCAGCAAACTTCATAAAGAGTTCTTCGTCTGTAACGGCGATTTCCTCTAAAAGATTGTTGCGATACTGTTCGGCTTCTTCTTTCAAATCAGCAGGGATTTCGATGTAATCGAACTTCATACCTTGTGAGGCTTCGTCCCAAATTACGCCCTTCATTTCGATAAGGTCGATAACGCCTTTGAAGCCTTCTTCTGCACCAATAGGAATTTGAAGCGGCACACCGTTAGCTCCTAATTTCTCTTTGATGTCTTTGACCACGTAATAAAAATCCGCACCTGCTCTGTCCATCTTGTTGATGAAGCAAAGACGTGGCACTTTGTACTTATCGGCTTGTCTCCAAACTGTTTCCGACTGCGGCTCTACCCCAGAAACGGCACAAAACAAAGCGACAGCTCCGTCGAGTACGCGCAAAGAACGCTCTACCTCTACGGTAAAGTCTACGTGTCCGGGGGTGTCAATCAAATTGATTTGATAAGAGTTGGTTTGTCCTTCGATGGCTTCACCTTGGGTGTCGGTAGGATAATTCCAGTTGGTAGTAGTAGCAGCAGAGGTAATGGTAATGCCTCGCTCCTGCTCTTGCTCCATCCAGTCCATAGTAGCGGCACCATCGTGTACTTCACCAATTTTGTGAGTCAGACCAGTGTAGTAGAGAATGCGCTCACTCGTTGTGGTTTTTCCCGCATCGATGTGCGCCATGATGCCGATGTTCCTGCGGTATTTAAGGTCTTTCTTTGACATTGTTGTAGAGAAGATAAATAAAATGAAAGAGCTAAGGGGGAAGCCCATAGCGATTTGGATAGCCAAACGGCTTTCCTATCAACCGCTATTTGCTTCCATAAATTCCCTTGGTAGGTTTCGTTGAGAAAAAGAATATTAGAAGCGGAAATGCGAGAAGGCTTTGTTTGCCTCTGCCATACGGTGCGTATCGTCTTTTTTCTTCACCGCCGCGCCTTCACCTTTTGAAGCGGCAATGATTTCATTTGCCAACTTATCCATCATAGTACGCTCGTTACGACGGCGTGCATACAAGATAAGCCATTTCATAGCCAAAGACTGCTTGCGTTCGGGACGCACTTCGGTAGGCACTTGGAAGTTAGCTCCCCCTACGCGACGGCTCTTTACCTCTACGGCAGGCGTAACGTTTGCTAAGGCTTTTTTGAAGATTTCCAAACCGCTGATGGTAGGGTCGTCTTTGCGAAGTTTTTCCTCGGCACGCTCTAAGGCACTATAAAAAATAGAGTAGGCAATACTCTTTTTGCCTGATTCCATCAAATTGTTGACGAATTTGGTAACGACCATGTCGCCAAATTTTGGGTCGGGAAGGATTTCCCTCTTTTTTGGTTTTCTCTTTCTCATTATTGATAGAGCTTAAAAGAATTCAATTGAAATGAAGATTTTAAGTTCGGCTGCTGACTGCATAGCCTTAGCCTGTCTATAAACCTGTTTGGGAACAAGTAAATTTGCATCTGTTTGAAACCCAAACGATTTAACAGGCAAAATTGTGGTCAAGATAAGCGATAAGACAAAAGGCGCGATATAGCGGCTTAGGCTTACTTCTTCTTACCTTTTGCGGGTGCGCCTTTGCCTTTTGCGGCAGGTGCTGCGCCCGGCTTAGGACGTTTTGTACCGTATTTAGAGCGTGATTGCTTACGACCTTCTACACCAGAAGTATCCAAAGCACCGCGCACGATGTGATAGCGCACACCGGGAAGGTCTTTCACACGACCGCCACGAATCAAGACGATAGAGTGTTCCTGCAAATTGTGTCCTTCGCCGGGGATATAGGCGATAACTTCGGTTTGATTGGTAAGGCGCACTTTGGCAACTTTACGCATCGCCGAATTTGGCTTCTTAGGCGTAGTGGTATAAACCTTCGTGCAAACGCCGCGTCTTTGCGGGCAGCTATCCAAAGCAGGCGATTTTGATTTCTTGATAATCTCGACGCGCCCTTTACGAACTAACTGTTGAATAGTAGGCATTGAACAAACAATTTTGAGCTAATAAAACGCTTTTAGAAAGCGAAGAAAAGGTAGTCAGCAACGGTATTTCTAATGAGAAAGATGCAAAGAAAGTGCGTAGGAAGGCGGCTTATTCTCTTTAAAAAGCAAAGCGAGGACGAGCTTTCAGAGATTTTGAGCGGCGTTTTTCAAAATGACACCACGCTTTCATACCTGATTTTGAGCCAGATACGGGATAGAATCCATAAGTCCACACTGCCCCTTACACGATTTTTCTATCTTACCCAATTTTTTAGAGTTGCAAAGTTAGAGAAACAAGCGCAGTTTCCAAAATTTTTTCTGCTTTTTTTTTCAAAATGGCTACCGCCTTTCGGATTTTAAGGCTTGAAAATTAGGGAGTTGATAAAAGGTGGTCTATTGCGCCCCAAAGTGGTAGGTAAAGCGGCTCTATAAAAAGTTGGGACTTAAAAAAAGGTTGCTCTTTTTGATAAGTATGAAGGCGTTTTTTGTTTTTCTGATATGAATAAGCTACATTAGCAAGTCTATCGCAGAGTTTGACAAAGGTTGCGCCTTCTGTTTGGCGAATCCCTGCATAATAGCCAACGCCAGCACGCTCGGAGCGCGTTCTGCCCTTTTCTTGCGTCAGGGCGTAGGTAATTTGAGCCACTTGCTCGCCACATTGCGCCGCAATATCGCCATAAGTCTGCCTACAATCTTCTATCAAGTCGTGCGTCCAGGCAGCACATAAGACGCTACCTTGCAACTGCCTTTCCACCATATCAAGGCACTGAAAGGCATACTCAAAGACCATCAAGAGGTGAAATTCATACGGCTCTTCGCCATAGAAATGTTGCGTCTGACGGTGAGAAAGAACGGCATATCGAGCGGCAGCCAAGACCTGCTCACGCTCTAAGGCAGTAGCCTGCCAATTTTCTATGTGTCTTTCTAAGATAGAAAACGTTTGCATCAAAGTTAAAATTTAAACACTACATTTGGATACTAAATTTAAAAACGAACTTCTCTCCCTGCTCGGCTTCAAACAAAAAGACGCGCCTCTGGTTTTTAAATTGCCCTTCTTTGCCCTTTTTCCCTTTTGCGAATGACTCATTTTTCATACCTCCAAAAAATCGGCACTGCCGCCGCCCCCTTTGCCGTTTCACAAAATAAGATTTGCGAATTTATGGTGCATTATTTAGCTCAAAATGAAGCCGAAAAGCGCAAAATTCGCCTCTTTTATACAGCCACACGCATCGAAAAACGTCATTCGGTTGTTCCCGATTTTGGTTTTTTTGGAGAAGATACGGCTTCTGATTTAGAACTTTTCAAAGAAATTACACAAAATTCTGCACACTCCAGAAGCGAACCCTCTACCGCTTTACGCCTACAAATTTACAAAGAAAAAGCACACGATTTGGCACAAGAGGCGATAAAAGATGCCGTAGGTAAAGATTTTGATTTTCAGACCATTACGCACCTTATTACCGTTTCCTGCACAGGCTTTTATGCCCCAAGTTGGGATATAGAGTTGGTAGAAAGCCTCGCTTTGAAGCCCGAAGTGGAGCGCACGCATATCGGTTTTATGGGTTGTTATGCTGCCTTCAATGCCCTTAAAATTGCAGATTATATCGTCAGGGCAAACCCTATGGCGCAGGTCTTGGTCGTCAATCTCGAACTTTGCACCCTGCACCTACAAAGAAGCCTTGATGACGAACAACTTTTGGCGGGTGCAATTTTTGCAGATGGCGCAAGTGCCATGCTCATTGGCGCAAAGCCACTACCTAATAGTCTGAAAATCAAGCAATTTTATAGCGAATTTATACCCGCAGGCAAAACTGAAATGGGTTGGCATATCGGCGATACAGGCTTCGAAATGCAACTTAGTTCGCAGGTTGCGCCGCTTATTGCAGAAAATATCACTACAATTTTAGAAAAATCGCCTTTTGCCCAAACCGCTTTTGATGAATATGCTATCCACCCAGGCGGCAAAAAAATTTTAGCAGTGGTAGAAAAAGGGCTACACATTTCGAACCAACAAAACCGTTTTGCACATCAAATTTGGCAGCAATACGGCAATATGTCTTCGGCTACGATTGTCTTTGTGTGGAAAATGTTTTTAGAAAATTATCAAAATCATACCGAAAATATAAACCTACTTAGTATGGGTTTCGGACCGGGACTAACCGTAGAGATGGCAGCAATGGAGCGCATTGTCTAACTTTGAAATAATTTTCATAGTTATTTCTAATCATTTTTTCTAAAAAATATTTTAATCACTGCACAGAAAAGGCTACACTATCCATCAGTTTTTTTACGCATTAGAAGGCAAAAACCCCTTCCGAAAACAATTCGCAAGGGGTCTTTGAAAGGCTTTTTTAAAAAGAGTTTTCAAGAGTCTTTTTGAGTCGGAAAAAGAACAAGTTTGAAACGGCTAAACTTAATTAGAACAATCCTGTTTTAGTTAGGATAGCCAAGTATTTGTCTTGCCAAAAAGAGTTTGAGTTCGTTACGTTGAGATAAACCACGCCGCCCTCTTCGGTAATGGTGTAAGAGCCGCTCGGACGGGCAGGCACTAATTTTACGTTCTTCGCCTTTACCTCGCTGCTGCTGCCTACTCTGATTTGGCTCACGTTGCGCTTATCGATAGAAGTGAAGTAACTTGCGCTTCGCGCGTCGGGCTTGAAGCCTTTTTTATCATTTACGATAATGTTTTGTTTCTTCAATTCTTTTTCTGTGCCGACAATATAAAATACGGTATTCAATTCGGTGCGGGTGTCATCTAAAACTACGCTGGTAGAATCGAGGGCGTATTCAGTAGCGGCAACTTTGGTTTTCAAACCTTCTACTTCCTGCTCCAATTCTGCTACACGACCGCGCAAGAGCGTAATTTCGGCTTCTTTGTCTTCTACGGTCTTTTTGAGCATCTCAATTTGCTTGGCTAAAAGTGCATTTTGAGAATTAGACTCCTTGTATTTTTTTTCTAATTCGCGAATCATAGCTTTGTTTTCACGCATCTGACGCTCGATTTCTTCTAAGTTTTGGTCTATGCCCAAACCTGCTGCATCTGCCGAAACGCGCTTTCCGCGAATGTCTGCCGTAATTTGGCGGATTTTTTCCTCTGCCTTACGCATAGAGTCCAATTTATTATAGACCATGTCCATCTCTTGGGTCAGACCGCTGATATAAACACTGTCTTTTTCTTTGGCACGCTTAAACTCTTCAAGTTCGAGGCGTAATTTTTTCTCTTCTTCGCTCATGCCACCTGTGCAGCTATAAAAAGCGAGCATTAGGCAAGAGAGTATAGTCAAATAAAGTAATTTCTTCATAAAACGATTGTGAAAAGGGTTAGGGTTCAAGATGCTAAAAAAAGCAAAATCGCGCACAAAGTTAAACACTTTTTAAAGATGCAAGCTATTTTCGCCCTACAAAATGCAAAGAAAATGCGGCGAGCAGCAACTTAGGTCTTTCTTCGCGCAATTTGACTTGTTAAAAGTACATTTTTTCGCGCTCTTACACAAGTTTTGGTAAAATTTATCGAACTATGGCAACTTTTTGAATAATTTTCAGTGCCAAAGGAAGCCCAATTTTACACTTAACAAGAAATTTTGGCGACTCTATTTTGGTGTCTGCCCCCTGCAAAAGGCGTTTCGAGAAACGCCACTACCATAGCCGCTGCGGTTTCAAAATCGACAAAACGGGCAGGAATACAAAGCACGTTGGCATCATTATGCTCACGCGCCAAAGTTGCCAATTCTACATTCCAACACAAAGCCGCACGAATTTGAGCATATTTATTGGCAGTAATGGCTACCCCATTGCCGCTACCACAGATAAGGATTCCGAAAGTCGCATTTCCTTCTACTACGGCTTTCGCTGTCGGGTGTGCAAAGTCGGGATAATCCACTGAATCTGCGCCGTCAGTGCCAAAATTGAGGACTTCGATGCCTTTTTCTGCCAAAAGAGCCGCGATTTTTGTTTTATAGTCTGTGCCTGCGTGGTCGTTTCCGATTGCTAATTTCATGGAAAAAGGAATTTGAGATGAGAAAATGTAGGCACAAAGTTAGGGAAAGTAGGCTACATGTGGCTCAAAAATCTATGCGCATGCCATGATAATTTTCGGCATTTCGGTAGTCTTTTCGCAAAGGAAAACCCTCCCAATCTTCGGGCATCAGGATACGGCGCAAATCGGGGTGCGCCTCGAAGCGGATTCCAAAAAGGTCGTATATTTCGCGCTCCTGCCAATCGGCAGTCTTGAAAAAAGCCGCCACAGAGGGCAAGGCAAAGGCTGCTTCGCCTTCTTTTTTGGGAATTTGCACCAAAATAGAAAAATCATACGCATACACAACCGAACGCCATTGATAGACAAGCTCGAAATGCGAAACGACATCTACGCCAATTTGTGCCACCAAAAAATCTACATAAAAGGCTTCCTCTTGACGTAAGATTTTTGCCACTTCTGCTATTTTTTGAGGAAAAAGCAGGTGCAGATGGGGCGTTTTTTGCTCAAAATAAGACGAAGACTGCGGGGCATTTT encodes the following:
- a CDS encoding RNA polymerase sigma factor, which translates into the protein MEQKFIELIQNNQGIIHKICRLYCEEEEDRRDLFQEITLQLWRSFPSFRAEAKITTWMYRIALNTAIARLRKSKRQISDTPLSEQTLQIAEDTSEKEREERLAILYAAIRLLSKVERAIIMLYLEDKSYDEIAEIIGISKTNVGVKINRIKKKLKTSVEQQQD
- the rpiB gene encoding ribose 5-phosphate isomerase B, with amino-acid sequence MKLAIGNDHAGTDYKTKIAALLAEKGIEVLNFGTDGADSVDYPDFAHPTAKAVVEGNATFGILICGSGNGVAITANKYAQIRAALCWNVELATLAREHNDANVLCIPARFVDFETAAAMVVAFLETPFAGGRHQNRVAKISC
- the rpsG gene encoding 30S ribosomal protein S7, producing MRKRKPKKREILPDPKFGDMVVTKFVNNLMESGKKSIAYSIFYSALERAEEKLRKDDPTISGLEIFKKALANVTPAVEVKSRRVGGANFQVPTEVRPERKQSLAMKWLILYARRRNERTMMDKLANEIIAASKGEGAAVKKKDDTHRMAEANKAFSHFRF
- the rpsJ gene encoding 30S ribosomal protein S10; translated protein: MNQKIRIKLKSYDHNLVDKSAEKIVKAVKAAGAVISGPIPLPTKKEYYTVLRSPHVNKKSREQFQLATYKRLIDIHSNSPKTVDALMKLELPSGVDVEIRV
- a CDS encoding type III polyketide synthase, which gives rise to MTHFSYLQKIGTAAAPFAVSQNKICEFMVHYLAQNEAEKRKIRLFYTATRIEKRHSVVPDFGFFGEDTASDLELFKEITQNSAHSRSEPSTALRLQIYKEKAHDLAQEAIKDAVGKDFDFQTITHLITVSCTGFYAPSWDIELVESLALKPEVERTHIGFMGCYAAFNALKIADYIVRANPMAQVLVVNLELCTLHLQRSLDDEQLLAGAIFADGASAMLIGAKPLPNSLKIKQFYSEFIPAGKTEMGWHIGDTGFEMQLSSQVAPLIAENITTILEKSPFAQTAFDEYAIHPGGKKILAVVEKGLHISNQQNRFAHQIWQQYGNMSSATIVFVWKMFLENYQNHTENINLLSMGFGPGLTVEMAAMERIV
- the rpsL gene encoding 30S ribosomal protein S12; amino-acid sequence: MPTIQQLVRKGRVEIIKKSKSPALDSCPQRRGVCTKVYTTTPKKPNSAMRKVAKVRLTNQTEVIAYIPGEGHNLQEHSIVLIRGGRVKDLPGVRYHIVRGALDTSGVEGRKQSRSKYGTKRPKPGAAPAAKGKGAPAKGKKK
- a CDS encoding NADH-quinone oxidoreductase subunit C is translated as MQTPFHSLASLAEALEAKLQQNAPQSSSYFEQKTPHLHLLFPQKIAEVAKILRQEEAFYVDFLVAQIGVDVVSHFELVYQWRSVVYAYDFSILVQIPKKEGEAAFALPSVAAFFKTADWQEREIYDLFGIRFEAHPDLRRILMPEDWEGFPLRKDYRNAENYHGMRIDF
- the fusA gene encoding elongation factor G, which translates into the protein MSKKDLKYRRNIGIMAHIDAGKTTTSERILYYTGLTHKIGEVHDGAATMDWMEQEQERGITITSAATTTNWNYPTDTQGEAIEGQTNSYQINLIDTPGHVDFTVEVERSLRVLDGAVALFCAVSGVEPQSETVWRQADKYKVPRLCFINKMDRAGADFYYVVKDIKEKLGANGVPLQIPIGAEEGFKGVIDLIEMKGVIWDEASQGMKFDYIEIPADLKEEAEQYRNNLLEEIAVTDEELFMKFADDPASITPEEVRAAVRKATVEMQIFPIFCGSAFKNKGVQAVLDGVCSFLPSPLDLPPVKGTNPDSGAEETRRPTVEDPFTALAFKIATDPYVGRLCFIRVYSGALDGGSYILNNRTGKKERISRLMQMHANRQNPIERVEAGDICAGVGFKDIKTGDTLTLENNPLILEEMVFPEPVIGYAIEPKKQADQDKLGMAIAKLVEEDPTLRVNTDQETGQTILRGMGELHLEIIIDRLKREFKVEINQGAPQVAYKEAFTGSVEHRETYKKQTGGKGKFADIQFELSPVSDTANAREGYLEFVDEIKGGVIPKEFIPAIKKGFEEALKQGVLAGFPVLGTRIRLFFGSFHSVDSDALSFELAARNGFKEAGRKANPKLLEPIMDVEVVCPDEFTGAVIGDLNRRRGMPKGQQIKGTGVVIKADVPLSELFGYVTSLRTITSGRGAATLTFSHYSEVPSNIANDVVKAMKGATA
- a CDS encoding HD domain-containing protein — translated: MQTFSILERHIENWQATALEREQVLAAARYAVLSHRQTQHFYGEEPYEFHLLMVFEYAFQCLDMVERQLQGSVLCAAWTHDLIEDCRQTYGDIAAQCGEQVAQITYALTQEKGRTRSERAGVGYYAGIRQTEGATFVKLCDRLANVAYSYQKNKKRLHTYQKEQPFFKSQLFIEPLYLPLWGAIDHLLSTP